The Medicago truncatula cultivar Jemalong A17 chromosome 4, MtrunA17r5.0-ANR, whole genome shotgun sequence genome includes a region encoding these proteins:
- the LOC11441386 gene encoding DNA-damage-repair/toleration protein DRT111, chloroplastic, with product MLGGLYGDLPPPSSAEEDKPTTNVWSSSTKMAPATLRKPSSSLYTPPHTLLRSQNKPKIVNSTKTILSPAPQPILASPLDDVVVQPALVGVQSTVMEEYDPARPNDYEEYRREKKRKAREAEMMRELERRREEEEEREKERERERERERERDRDRERDQGDSRLNISGEEAWRRRVGMSGGGGGSGGRGVPRSPSPPGSVDGFSIGKSETVGLGVGAGGQMTAAQRMMAKMGWKQGQGLGKQEQGITTPLMAKKTDRRAGVIVNASDSKSDKKVKSVNINGVPTRVLLLRNMVGPGEVDDELEDEVGSECAKYGTVTRVLIFEITEPNFPTDEAVRIFVQFERSEETTKALVDLDGRYFGGRTVRATFYDEDKFSKNELAPMPGEIPGFT from the exons ATGTTGGGTGGGTTATACGGAGACCTACCTCCTCCTTCTTCCGCCGAAGAAGATAAACCAACCACCAATGTCTGGTCATCCAGCACCAAAATGGCCCCCGCTACTCTCCGTAAACCTTCCTCTTCTCTTTACACACCTCCCCATACCCTTCTTCGATCCCAAAACAAACCTAAAATCGTCAATTCCACCAAAACTATTCTCTCTCCTGCACCACAGCCGATTCTTGCTTCGCCACTTGACGATGTCGTCGTTCAACCGGCTCTTGTAGGAGTACAGTCGACGGTGATGGAGGAGTATGATCCGGCGAGGCCGAATGATTATGAAGAGTATCGaagggagaagaaaaggaagGCTAGAGAAGCGGAGATGATGAGGGAGCTGGAGAGACGAAGggaggaagaggaggagagggagaaagagagggagagggagagagaaagagaaagggagagagatagagataggGAGAGAGATCAGGGAGATTCCAGATTGAATATTTCCGGTGAGGAAGCGTGGAGAAGGCGTGTGGGGATGAGTGGAGGAGGTGGCGGCAGTGGTGGAAGGGGTGTGCCGAGGTCGCCATCGCCTCCTGGGAGTGTGGATGGATTTAGTATTGGGAAGTCGGAGACCGTTGGGTTGGGAGTTGGTGCTGGTGGGCAGATGACTGCTGCTCAGAGGATGATGGCAAAGATGGGGTGGAAGCAAGGGCAAGGGCTTGGGAAACAGGAGCAAGGGATTACAACTCCGTTGATGGCGAAGAAAACCGATAGACGGGCTGGGGTTATTGTTAATGCCAGTGACAGTAAGTCTGATAAGAAAGTTAAGAGTGTTAACATCAATGGTGTACCTACCAGAGTACTGCTACTTAGAAACATG GTGGGACCTGGCGAGGTAGATGATGAGCTGGAAGATGAGGTAGGATCAGAATGTGCCAAGTATGGAACAGTAACCCGAGTTCTGATATTTGAGATAACAGAGCCAAATTTTCCCACCGACGAAGCTGTAAGAATCTTTGTGCAGTTTGAGAGATCTGAAGAAACAACTAAAGCGCTTGTTGACCTTGATGGTCGATACTTTGGAGGTAGAACAGTGCGTGCCACATTTTACGACGAGGACAAGTTTAGCAAGAATGAGTTAGCTCCAATGCCAGGAGAAATTCCTGGCTTCACCTAG
- the LOC11441927 gene encoding B3 domain-containing protein Os04g0386900: MQTGGIEPLTGEPYFHVVLSKTHLSTRYGMGPSSSICEELPSKEVPTILKYRGKSWGMTYNGQNKTKQFDSVSWEKFAEDNYLKLGDACVFELMKNSEEEIVFKVQILRGEEEPILLSEFPGTGMFGLYLNFGEWNDAMIHYFGLTKRDAMERIFIDPFCSTLLEWNRYPHYT; the protein is encoded by the exons ATGCAAACGGGTGGAATTGAACCGCTTACAGGAGAGCCATACTTTCATGTCGTCCTTTCGAAAACACATCTTAGTACCCGTTATGGAATG GGGCCGAGCAGCAGCATATGTGAAGAACTTCCTTCTAAAGAGGTTCCGACTATTCTCAAATATCGGGGTAAGAGTTGGGGCATGACTTATAATGGGCAGAACAAAACCAAACAGTTTGATAGTGTTAGCTGGGAAAAATTTGCTGAAGATAATTATTTGAAGCTTGGAGACGCTTGTGTTTTTGAGCTCATGAAAAACAGCGAAGAGGAAATCGTCTTCAAAGTTCAAATTCTTAGAGGTGAAGAAGAGCCAATTTTGCTGTCCGAATTTCCTGGAACAG GAATGTTTGGACTATACTTGAATTTTGGGGAATGGAATGATGCCATGATCCATTATTTTGGTTTGACTAAAAGGGATGCAATGGAACGAATATTCATTGACCCATTTTGTAGTACCCTGTTGGAATGGAATAGGTATCCTCATTATACTTGA
- the LOC112420918 gene encoding uncharacterized protein has translation MDSNNNSFNTQSSTKRAHENDASDSNSVGSSARPMRRDVAKKKGKKKSKGAALESVNEEWNEFKQYKEKELELLNQIAMRQEEANQLLKESTEVKKMKMFMKLSSREHLDVRSKELLEKLGCDLFGN, from the coding sequence ATGGATTCCAACAATAACTCTTTTAACACCCAAAGTTCTACTAAAAGAGCCCACGAGAATGATGCAAGTGATTCCAACTCCGTAGGATCTAGTGCTCGCCCAATGAGGAGGGATGTAGctaaaaaaaagggtaaaaagaaaagcaagggTGCAGCCTTGGAATCGGTCAATGAAGAGTGGAATGAATTCAAACAATATAAGGAGAAAGAGTTGGAACTATTGAACCAAATAGCCATGAGGCAAGAGGAGGCTAACCAGTTGTTGAAAGAAAGTACCGAGgttaagaagatgaagatgtttATGAAGCTGAGTTCAAGGGAGCATCTAGATGTCCGGAGCAAAGAGCTGTTGGAAAAGTTGGGCTGCGATCTGTTTGGAAATTAA
- the LOC11443405 gene encoding transport and Golgi organization 2 homolog gives MCITVFMWQSHPKYPFLLLLNRDEFHSRPTEPLAWWDGETILGGRDVLCGGTWLASSKNGRLAFLTNFRELQNIPQSNTRGDLPLRFLQSDKSPEEFAEEVLKEAHLYNGFNLVLADICTSTMVYVFNRPNHGYLSVTPGIHVLTNASLDAPWSKAERLRHSFKELVDQYGDGEFPIKEMVEKLMTNTVKDDDKCLLPGIRPPEFEFPLSSIFVDTQFPSVGPYGTRSTSALFVTSNKEVTFYEKHLDQKQWKDNMVTYQISETR, from the exons ATGTGTATAACGGTGTTCATGTGGCAATCTCATCCAAAATACCCCTTCCTCCTCTTACTCAACAGAGACGAATTTCATTCTCG ACCCACAGAACCATTGGCATGGTGGGACGGCGAAACAATCTTAGGTGGTAGAGATGTACTATGCGGTGGTACGTGGTTGGCTTCTTCTAAAAATGGTAGGTTGGCTTTTCTCACCAATTTTAGAGAACTCCAAAACATTCCACAGTCCAACACTAGAGGCGATCTCCCACTTCGTTTTCTTCAG AGCGATAAGAGTCCCGAGGAGTTTGCGGAGGAAGTGCTCAAAGAGGCTCATCTATACAACGGATTCAACCTCGTATTAGCTGATATTTGCACCTCCACAATGGTTTATGTCTTCAATAGACCAAATCATGGTTATCTTTCTGTTACCCCTGGAATTCACGTCTTGACTAATGCATCATTGGATGCTCCTTGGTCAAAG GCTGAAAGGTTGCGTCATAGTTTCAAAGAGCTTGTTGATCAGTATGGTGACGGTGAATTTCCTATAAAAGAAATGGTTGAGAAACTAATGACAAACACAGTTAAAGATGATGATAAGTGCTTGCTACCAGGGATTCGTCCTCCAGAATTTGAATTTCCTTTGAGTTCGATATTTGTCGACACTCAATTTCCTTCAGTG GGGCCATATGGTACTAGGAGCACCTCTGCTTTGTTTGTTACATCAAACAAAGAAGTCACATTCTATGAGAAACATCTGGATCAGAAGCAATGGAAAGATAACATGGTAACTTATCAGATCAGTGAGACACGGTGA
- the LOC11445708 gene encoding peroxisome biogenesis protein 1 isoform X1 produces the protein MEFTVEAVGNIDNCFVSLPLPLIQTLQSIRDSSLLPPILALELRSPSHSPLSWFVAWSGATSSSSSTIQISQQFAECISLPIHSPIQVKVASNVPHASSVSIEPDTEDDWEILELNSQQAEDQILNQIRIVHEGLRFPLRLNHHTVITFHVVSVFPKNAVVQLMPGTEVEVAPKTRKKNSDLAGNSHVGSNSKDHTAKMLLRLQEPNELCRTSTHVKGVELHAGLTSVAFVHPETAKRFSFNMLQLVSIVPRVSKENVSKSRRKSNIMKAKGGSAVSEVENGNTDKKEHRQAVVHLLISESVAKGHVMLAKSLRLYLRASLHSWVYLKACDIILEKSIPSISLCPCRFKLLRQESTVEKDGLDDYHSHRNHIDENIHRKATSDLFLDTINWSIHSEVVAALSDESSYREEEVVANQSQNHKGLQSLVRLWYIAHLEAITSITGIEVNSLVISSKTLLHFESSCYKIGCDEKLRLTSSENSGNAVEMLFLLTFGEGDLNYGKLNAYEVSLGGRLSNINVDDLKIFEKIKLGDPVSIHSMEERASEDHINSNVSFLGWMEKTASDVIDRMLVLLSSACGLWFGSCNLPLPGHVLIYGPSGSGKTILAMNVAKSLENRADILAHTIFVSCSKLALEKVPIIRQELANHITEALNHAPSVVIFDDLDGIISTSDSEGSQPSMSVAGLTDFLVNIMDEYGEKRRKSCGFGPIAFIATIQSLENIPQSLSSSGRFDFHIKLPAPAASERKAMLKHIIQRRHLQCNDDILLDVAAKCDGYDGYDLEILVDRTVHAAVRRFLPSNVIYEHEGPALLQEDFSQAMHDFLPVAMRDITKSVSDDGRSGWDDVGGLVDIRNAIKEMIELPSKFPKTFAQAPLRLRSNILLYGPPGCGKTHIVGAAAAASSLRFISVKGPELLNKYIGASEQAVRDIFSKAAAAAPCLLFFDEFDSIAPKRGHDNTGVTDRVVNQFLTELDGVEILAGVFVFAATSRPDLLDAALLRPGRLDRLLFCDFPSWQERLEILTVLSRKLPMANDIDLATVANMTEGFSGADLQALLSDAQLAAVHDILDNIDTSRSERTPVITDALLKLTASKTRPSVSEEEKRRLYNVYRQFLDSKRSVAAQSRDIKGKKATLA, from the exons ATGGAGTTCACAGTTGAAGCGGTGGGAAACATAGACAACTGTTTCGTATCTCTCCCCTTACCTCTAATCCAAACTCTTCAATCCATACGAGACTCATCTCTTCTTCCACCAATCCTCGCTCTCGAGCTTCGTTCTCCCTCTCACTCTCCTCTCTCCTGGTTTGTTGCTTGGTCCGGCGccacttcttcttcctcttcaaccATACAAATCTCTCAACAATTCGCTGAATGCATTTCTCTACCAATTCATTCTCCAATTCAAGTTAAAGTCGCTTCTAACGTCCCTCATGCTTCTTCCGTTTCTATTGAGCCGGATACCGAGGATGATTGGGAGATTTTGGAACTTAATTCTCAACAAGCTGAggatcaaattctcaatcag attaggattgttcatgaaggGCTGAGGTTTCCTTTGCGGTTGAATCATCACACTGTCATCACATTTCACGTTGTTTCTGTTTTTCCCAAGAATGCGGTGG TACAACTCATGCCCGGAACTGAAGTTGAGGTTGCTCCAAAGACGCGCAAAAAAAATTCGGATTTAGCTGGAAATTCACATGTAGGTTCCAATAGTAAAGATCATACTGCAAAGATGCTGCTCCGTTTACAAGAACCAAATGAGTTATGTCGTACCAGTACTCATGTCAAAGGTGTTGAGCTTCATGCAGGGCTTACTTCTGTTGCTTTTGTTCATCCAGAAACAGCCAAGCGCTTCTCATTTAACATGCTTCAGTTGGTTTCCATAGTACCAAGAGTATCCAAAGAAAATGTTAGTAAATCCAGAAGAAAATCCAATATTATGAAAGCCAAAGGTGGTTCAGCTGTTAGTGAAGTTGAGAATGGAAACACGGACAAGAAGGAACATCGACAAGCAGTTGTTCATCTGTTGATTTCAGAATCCGTGGCTAAAGGACATGTAATGCTAGCTAAGTCTCTTCGCCTTTATTTGAGAGCTAGCCTGCATTCAT GGGTTTATTTGAAGGCATGTGatattattttggaaaaaagtatTCCTTCTATTTCTCTCTGTCCTTGTCGATTCAAACTGTTAAGGCAAGAGAGTACTGTTGAGAAAGATGGTCTAGATGATTATCACAGCCACAGGAATCACATTGATGAAAACATACATAGAAAAGCTACTTCTGATCTCTTTTTGGATACCATTAATTGGTCGATCCACAGTGAAGTTGTTGCGGCTCTTTCTGATGAATCTAGTTACAGAGAAGAGGAAGTGGTTGCAAACCAATCTCAGAATCATAAGGGATTACAAAGTCTTGTACGACTATGGTATATTGCGCACCTTGAGGCAATTACTTCCATTACGGGGATAGAAGTTAATTCATTGGTTATCAGTAGTAAAACCTTGCTTCATTTTGAATCAAGCTGTTACAAGATTGGGTGCGATGAGAAGCTTCGGCTGACTTCTTCAGAAAACAGTGGCAATGCAGttgaaatgttatttttattgacCTTTGGTGAAGGAGATCTGAATTATGGAAAACTTAATGCATATGAAGTTTCTCTTGGAGGAAGACTCAGTAACATCAACGTCGATGATCTgaagatttttgaaaaaataaaattgggtgATCCAGTTTCTATTCATTCTATGGAAGAGAGAGCCTCTGAAGACCACATTAATTCTAATGTATCTTTCCTTGGCTGGATGGAGAAAACTGCTTCTGATGTTATCGATA GGATGTTGGTATTGTTATCTTCAGCATGTGGTTTGTGGTTTGGCTCATGCAACCTGCCACTTCCTGGACATGTTCTGATATATGGACCTTCG GGCTCTGGGAAAACTATACTAGCAATGAATGTGGCAAAATCCCTTGAGAATCGTGCAGACATCTTAGCACACAC AATTTTTGTTTCCTGCTCAAAACTTGCTTTGGAGAAGGTCCCAATTATTCGCCAAGAACTTGCAAACCATATAACTGAAGCTTTAAACCATGCACCTTCTGTTGTCATATTTGATGATCTTGATGGTATAATTTCTACCTCTGATTCCGAAGGATCTCAGCCATCAATGTCTGTTGCTGGACTCACTGACTTTCTGGTCAACATCATGGATGAATATGGG GAGAAGAGACGAAAATCATGTGGATTTGGACCAATAGCCTTCATAGCTACCATACAGTCCCTAGAGAATATACCACAATCTTTGAGCTCTTCAG GACGGTTTGACTTTCACATTAAGCTGCCTGCTCCTGCCGCTTCTGAGCGCAAGGCTATGTTGAAGCATATAATACAAAGGCGACACCTGCAATGCAATGATGACATCCTGCTTGATGTGGCTGCAAAATGTGATGGTTATGATGGCTATGATTTG GAAATATTAGTTGACAGAACTGTTCATGCCGCTGTTCGCCGTTTTCTGCCATCTAATGTCATTTATGAGCACGAGGGCCCTGCATTACTACAGGAGGATTTCTCTCAGGCAATGCACGATTTTCTTCCAGTTGCAATGCGCGATATCACAAAATCTGTTTCTGATGATGGCCGTTCTGGATGGGACGATGTCGGTGGTCTTGTTGATATTCGAAATGCTATTAAAGAG ATGATTGAGTTGCCATCAAAGTTTCCAAAAACTTTTGCACAAGCACCATTAAGGTTGCGGTCAAATATCCTTCTATATGGTCCTCCTGGTTGTGGCAAAACTCACATAGTCGGTGCAGCTGCGGCCGCTTCTTCACTTAGATTCATATCAGTGAAAGGGCCAGAACTGTTAAACAAATACATtggtgcttctgaacaagct GTTAGGGATATATTCTCTAAAGCAGCAGCTGCAGCACCGTGCCTGcttttttttgatgaatttgattctATTGCTCCCAAGAGAGGGCACGATAATACTGGAGTAACTGATCGTGTTGTTAATCAA tttttgacTGAGTTAGACGGTGTTGAGATTTTAGCTGGTGTATTTGTGTTCGCTGCAACCAG TAGACCAGATTTACTTGATGCTGCACTCTTGAGACCGGGTAGGTTAGATCGTCTTCTATTTTGTGACTTTCCATCTTGGCAGGAGAGATTGGAAATTCTTACGGTACTTTCTAGAAAG TTACCAATGGCCAATGATATTGATTTGGCTACAGTAGCTAATATGACTGAGGGGTTCAGTGGAGCTGATCTTCAAGCTCTCCTCTCAGACGCGCAACTTGCAGCAGTTCATGATATCCTTGACAATATTGATACGTCTAGGTCGGAGAGAACACCAGTTATTACTGATGCTCTTCTAAAGCTCACTGCATCCAAGACCAGACCATCTGTTTCAGAGGAAGAGAAAAGACGACTCTACAATGTTTATCGCCAATTCCTGGATTCAAAGAGATCTGTTGCTGCCCAG TCAAGGGATATTAAAGGCAAGAAGGCAACTCTTGCGTGA
- the LOC11445708 gene encoding peroxisome biogenesis protein 1 isoform X2, with the protein MPGTEVEVAPKTRKKNSDLAGNSHVGSNSKDHTAKMLLRLQEPNELCRTSTHVKGVELHAGLTSVAFVHPETAKRFSFNMLQLVSIVPRVSKENVSKSRRKSNIMKAKGGSAVSEVENGNTDKKEHRQAVVHLLISESVAKGHVMLAKSLRLYLRASLHSWVYLKACDIILEKSIPSISLCPCRFKLLRQESTVEKDGLDDYHSHRNHIDENIHRKATSDLFLDTINWSIHSEVVAALSDESSYREEEVVANQSQNHKGLQSLVRLWYIAHLEAITSITGIEVNSLVISSKTLLHFESSCYKIGCDEKLRLTSSENSGNAVEMLFLLTFGEGDLNYGKLNAYEVSLGGRLSNINVDDLKIFEKIKLGDPVSIHSMEERASEDHINSNVSFLGWMEKTASDVIDRMLVLLSSACGLWFGSCNLPLPGHVLIYGPSGSGKTILAMNVAKSLENRADILAHTIFVSCSKLALEKVPIIRQELANHITEALNHAPSVVIFDDLDGIISTSDSEGSQPSMSVAGLTDFLVNIMDEYGEKRRKSCGFGPIAFIATIQSLENIPQSLSSSGRFDFHIKLPAPAASERKAMLKHIIQRRHLQCNDDILLDVAAKCDGYDGYDLEILVDRTVHAAVRRFLPSNVIYEHEGPALLQEDFSQAMHDFLPVAMRDITKSVSDDGRSGWDDVGGLVDIRNAIKEMIELPSKFPKTFAQAPLRLRSNILLYGPPGCGKTHIVGAAAAASSLRFISVKGPELLNKYIGASEQAVRDIFSKAAAAAPCLLFFDEFDSIAPKRGHDNTGVTDRVVNQFLTELDGVEILAGVFVFAATSRPDLLDAALLRPGRLDRLLFCDFPSWQERLEILTVLSRKLPMANDIDLATVANMTEGFSGADLQALLSDAQLAAVHDILDNIDTSRSERTPVITDALLKLTASKTRPSVSEEEKRRLYNVYRQFLDSKRSVAAQSRDIKGKKATLA; encoded by the exons ATGCCCGGAACTGAAGTTGAGGTTGCTCCAAAGACGCGCAAAAAAAATTCGGATTTAGCTGGAAATTCACATGTAGGTTCCAATAGTAAAGATCATACTGCAAAGATGCTGCTCCGTTTACAAGAACCAAATGAGTTATGTCGTACCAGTACTCATGTCAAAGGTGTTGAGCTTCATGCAGGGCTTACTTCTGTTGCTTTTGTTCATCCAGAAACAGCCAAGCGCTTCTCATTTAACATGCTTCAGTTGGTTTCCATAGTACCAAGAGTATCCAAAGAAAATGTTAGTAAATCCAGAAGAAAATCCAATATTATGAAAGCCAAAGGTGGTTCAGCTGTTAGTGAAGTTGAGAATGGAAACACGGACAAGAAGGAACATCGACAAGCAGTTGTTCATCTGTTGATTTCAGAATCCGTGGCTAAAGGACATGTAATGCTAGCTAAGTCTCTTCGCCTTTATTTGAGAGCTAGCCTGCATTCAT GGGTTTATTTGAAGGCATGTGatattattttggaaaaaagtatTCCTTCTATTTCTCTCTGTCCTTGTCGATTCAAACTGTTAAGGCAAGAGAGTACTGTTGAGAAAGATGGTCTAGATGATTATCACAGCCACAGGAATCACATTGATGAAAACATACATAGAAAAGCTACTTCTGATCTCTTTTTGGATACCATTAATTGGTCGATCCACAGTGAAGTTGTTGCGGCTCTTTCTGATGAATCTAGTTACAGAGAAGAGGAAGTGGTTGCAAACCAATCTCAGAATCATAAGGGATTACAAAGTCTTGTACGACTATGGTATATTGCGCACCTTGAGGCAATTACTTCCATTACGGGGATAGAAGTTAATTCATTGGTTATCAGTAGTAAAACCTTGCTTCATTTTGAATCAAGCTGTTACAAGATTGGGTGCGATGAGAAGCTTCGGCTGACTTCTTCAGAAAACAGTGGCAATGCAGttgaaatgttatttttattgacCTTTGGTGAAGGAGATCTGAATTATGGAAAACTTAATGCATATGAAGTTTCTCTTGGAGGAAGACTCAGTAACATCAACGTCGATGATCTgaagatttttgaaaaaataaaattgggtgATCCAGTTTCTATTCATTCTATGGAAGAGAGAGCCTCTGAAGACCACATTAATTCTAATGTATCTTTCCTTGGCTGGATGGAGAAAACTGCTTCTGATGTTATCGATA GGATGTTGGTATTGTTATCTTCAGCATGTGGTTTGTGGTTTGGCTCATGCAACCTGCCACTTCCTGGACATGTTCTGATATATGGACCTTCG GGCTCTGGGAAAACTATACTAGCAATGAATGTGGCAAAATCCCTTGAGAATCGTGCAGACATCTTAGCACACAC AATTTTTGTTTCCTGCTCAAAACTTGCTTTGGAGAAGGTCCCAATTATTCGCCAAGAACTTGCAAACCATATAACTGAAGCTTTAAACCATGCACCTTCTGTTGTCATATTTGATGATCTTGATGGTATAATTTCTACCTCTGATTCCGAAGGATCTCAGCCATCAATGTCTGTTGCTGGACTCACTGACTTTCTGGTCAACATCATGGATGAATATGGG GAGAAGAGACGAAAATCATGTGGATTTGGACCAATAGCCTTCATAGCTACCATACAGTCCCTAGAGAATATACCACAATCTTTGAGCTCTTCAG GACGGTTTGACTTTCACATTAAGCTGCCTGCTCCTGCCGCTTCTGAGCGCAAGGCTATGTTGAAGCATATAATACAAAGGCGACACCTGCAATGCAATGATGACATCCTGCTTGATGTGGCTGCAAAATGTGATGGTTATGATGGCTATGATTTG GAAATATTAGTTGACAGAACTGTTCATGCCGCTGTTCGCCGTTTTCTGCCATCTAATGTCATTTATGAGCACGAGGGCCCTGCATTACTACAGGAGGATTTCTCTCAGGCAATGCACGATTTTCTTCCAGTTGCAATGCGCGATATCACAAAATCTGTTTCTGATGATGGCCGTTCTGGATGGGACGATGTCGGTGGTCTTGTTGATATTCGAAATGCTATTAAAGAG ATGATTGAGTTGCCATCAAAGTTTCCAAAAACTTTTGCACAAGCACCATTAAGGTTGCGGTCAAATATCCTTCTATATGGTCCTCCTGGTTGTGGCAAAACTCACATAGTCGGTGCAGCTGCGGCCGCTTCTTCACTTAGATTCATATCAGTGAAAGGGCCAGAACTGTTAAACAAATACATtggtgcttctgaacaagct GTTAGGGATATATTCTCTAAAGCAGCAGCTGCAGCACCGTGCCTGcttttttttgatgaatttgattctATTGCTCCCAAGAGAGGGCACGATAATACTGGAGTAACTGATCGTGTTGTTAATCAA tttttgacTGAGTTAGACGGTGTTGAGATTTTAGCTGGTGTATTTGTGTTCGCTGCAACCAG TAGACCAGATTTACTTGATGCTGCACTCTTGAGACCGGGTAGGTTAGATCGTCTTCTATTTTGTGACTTTCCATCTTGGCAGGAGAGATTGGAAATTCTTACGGTACTTTCTAGAAAG TTACCAATGGCCAATGATATTGATTTGGCTACAGTAGCTAATATGACTGAGGGGTTCAGTGGAGCTGATCTTCAAGCTCTCCTCTCAGACGCGCAACTTGCAGCAGTTCATGATATCCTTGACAATATTGATACGTCTAGGTCGGAGAGAACACCAGTTATTACTGATGCTCTTCTAAAGCTCACTGCATCCAAGACCAGACCATCTGTTTCAGAGGAAGAGAAAAGACGACTCTACAATGTTTATCGCCAATTCCTGGATTCAAAGAGATCTGTTGCTGCCCAG TCAAGGGATATTAAAGGCAAGAAGGCAACTCTTGCGTGA